The Camelina sativa cultivar DH55 chromosome 16, Cs, whole genome shotgun sequence sequence ctaaccaaatcataaaatgtatattctcaacttacGAATCAAGAGTTTATACAAAACCTATCTACGaccgttaacagtatatatatatatatatatatNNNNNNNNNNNNNNNNNNNNNNNNNNNNNNNNNNNNNNNNNNNNNNNNNNNNNNNNNNNNNNNNNNNNNNNNNNNNNNNNNNNNNNNNNNNNNNNNNNNNNNNNNNNNNNNNNNNNNNNNNNNNNNNNNNNNNNNNNNNNNNNNNNNNNNNNNNNNNNNNNNNNNNNNNNNNNNNNNNNNNNNNNNNNNNNNNNNNNNNNNNNNNNNNNNNNNNNNNNNNNNNNNNNNNNNNNNNNNNNNNNNNNNNNNNNNNNNNNNNNNNNNNNNatatatatatatatatatatatatatatatatatgcaattcacCATCGACTACAAACACTACTAAACTATTACagtatcatatcaacaaaataatagacccgTGGTATACCACTGGGTAAAACCTAGTTAAATACAATCTTTTATTAGGGGGGCTAAATAGAATGGAATTGGAGCAGAAGGGGCAGAGAGATTTTAATCCAAATACGGATCAGCTTCTTGACTATTAGTACGTCTTTTGTGCGTTTGGACTGTTAAGTGTAAAGTGGATTTGTTTCTGTGTGATGTACAAGTCTCTTCTGTTTTTGAGTACAATTAAGTTGATTTGCTACACAATTAGTACCATATATGTCCCGTGCGTTTCATAGTTCTACGTTATAGTGTTTTTTAAGATAAAGAACACATTTAAACTAATGCAAAACAATCTTATACAGATAAATGAAACCCACTGAATCCTGGTGATGACCATGCTTTACACTGTTTCTCCAGATTCTTATATCTAAGCTGAATAAGTTTCGAAAGTTGTAATGGCTTCACCGGTAAGGCCAGCTAGGGGAGCGAAAAACACAATAAACCAAGCGGAACAGACAGGATACAGTCACATCAGTACAATATCTTGTCAACAAGTATGAGATTTTTTTGCATGTCATATAGTTTTATTATGTTGTAACCATATATAGCAATTATAAAGGGTTTCTTATGACTTGATACAAGTGAAACAGTAGGAAAATTTTACATTAagtgaaacataaaaaaaaatttgggagcATCCTCTATAAGATATGAAATCTGCTTCTCGGCTTGTAGTTCTCTAGAAGCATCAAGGTTGATCTCCTTACGTCTTCAGCATCTCCTGGTATGATTTCATGATCATCTTGTCTGATTCGTAATTGGCTTCCATTCTATTCAAAGGTCTCATATCAAGATCAATGAAGTGTACCTGCCAGCGATATGTGGACCAGCCTCAGTTTCATTATAAGAGAGaaacaattcaacaaaaaaaatctggactggaagtaattaaaaaaaacatgtaccTTGTACTCAAAATCTTGCTTTGTTGATTCAAGATGAACATTACCGTGAGAAGACGAACTTGACAGACCAGTCTCTGTTGATCTAATACTTACCATTACACTACAATCCGTTGCAGTGGAAGATATTAgaaaattcttcaaaatatttactttttcatCATGTGACATTGAATGCATGGCACCAAATTGATTAGACAATTTGCTATTTTCCAACTCTTGGCACGCTTTACATGGCTGGTCAATTAAGTCATAGTACGCGTGTATCACCCCCTCAATGTTATATTTGTCAAGCTTTTGAACGTGTAGAAGCTGATCTAGAGCTCCAGATGCGTAAATAGTGTCAGCAACAAGCTCTATGAAACTACTTGCACATACGTCGTCATCTTCTGTTTTCAAGATCCGTTTGAGTATATGCTTAAAAGCTAATTCCACCTTTGAGGTTGTTATGCATTTGCTACCACGAAAGTCTCCAAATACCAAAGAACCGTTCAAGAACACACGGAAATTGGTTTGAGGAGTCGCATAGAGCGCTTTTATTGCTTCGTGTATTCTATCTTTGGATCCAGAGAAAAGGTCTAAGGGATCATATTCACTGACTTTTAATATCTGAGGCATGGCTTTAATGTGTTAGCTTCGAAGTTGGATTTTGTATTTGAGGGATGTATAAGAAAAAGTACCTCGTTTTGCCTAAGCTTGAGAGCTTGTTGCATTTTGAAACGAGTTACACTCTTCTTAATAAGATTTTCTTCCGCAATGAAACTTGAAGATGGAAGAAATCCATATTTGGGCTGTTTCATCAGGGTAAATATATATCagccaaaaacaaagaaagaaaggacAAGAGAATGATCATGTACACCTTTATTTCAACAGTTAAGCATGGTGTATCATCCTCAACATGACCTGAAAGTAGAGGAGATCATTAACTCTGGCGACATGTATCTACagtaaaaactctataaattaataatgttgggaccaagaaatttattaatttatagtgatactaatttatctataaattaataataattattttatagtgtaaataagattaaattttaggatgttgtaaattttatagtattcgaattgaatttgaaatacttagaaaacattattgacagTAAATCATAAATACTATAGataaattgtaacatccgtgaaccaaaaagTGTGGTTTAGGGgtgggtatcgatcgacactacggagagtgtcggtcgataccaatAATTTCCGGTTCGACTGGTTTGTTTCAAATTGTTGAAATTGGAAAGGGCTCGGTTTGGGAAGCCCTAAACCGGAGTATTTAAGTGGGAATCGACTTAGGGGTTTGGGGGAAGCAGCTTAGCGTCGttttgatctgcaggtcaattggtgacagcttctcctgtgggaaggttgttaatgggtggggaccagggttcgaggaacgtctggcgcaccaataacctactggtggatttggatatccacagtgaggggttaggatcgatgccctgcagggccagatTGGAGTCCGTTAGAgcggctagcggggggctagcgGGGTCAacagacggtccgttggggtGGCTAGCGAGGAGCTAGtagggtccacgggacgggttgtcacataaacgGAAGGAGCCTTTTATCAtctaaagggtggggaccagctaaattggtgacagcttgtcctgtgggaaggttgttaaagggtggggaccagtgttcgaggaacgtctggcgcaccaataacctactagtGGATTGGGATGTCCACGGTGAggagttaggatcgatgccctgcagggccagcttggggtccattagggcggctagcggtgggctagtgcggtccgcgggacgggttgtcataggAATTGACTTAGGGGTTTGGGGGAAGCAGATTAGCGTcgttttgagagagaaatagGGGGAGAAAAGAGAACGCTGGGTGTTGGAGAGACTTAGAGAGTTTTGGTGTTTTCCTTGGAGATATGTTCCTGTTGGAGCCGTCTCATATCTTAGAAGAAGAGTAGAGAGTTGTGGGTTCTCTCTTGGAAGGGATGAGAGAGAAGATGGTTTGGGAGCATCAGAGGAGGAAGAACGGAGATCCATCTCCTTCATGTGTCAGGGGAAGGATGGGGGATTAGTGGTGGTTTAAGAGAGACAATGAGACTCTATCCAAGCTATTATCCAGGTATGTTGTGTTGTTTTAGTGTTAGATAGATTAGAGAATCAATGGTTGTGGCGGATTAGGGTTTTATCGCGAAAGAGAGCTTGTTTTATGGGTTGGTGTCGTTCGATACTATGGTggtttcggtcgacaccaatacgACAGACATGATAACTTGTCCGGGATGGCTACTGCGGAGCAACGTTTAGAGGATGAAATGGAGTCCGATTTAGCTGAAATTTGGTAGGGAGCTTCTTGGTGATATGAGCTTTATATCCAACGGTGGGTTTGTGAaattaacggttggtttttgttttaataaagtgtttgtattgtggtctCGTAGAGAAGGTTTTGTGGTAAGGTTtgggtgtcgagcgacaccaggttggtgtcggtcgacaccagcatgttgttgtgtgtgtggGTCCTAGGAAGATagctggagttaggtttggatgatAATAGATTGACGGAAGTGACGTGGGCATCGGAGgcactagaggagttgatagtgaaCTGGAGTATTTGTTGGGAAGTGTTGTCCGTGGCTGGACataatcaaatattccagcccCCCCtttcttgttactcggtcgctaggggtggttggttgtgcgactcagtaactagatgaggtggggtttggtgtgtttgtgggagtttttgtaaggagcgatttctacgccggttgtctcgtcggaattaAGGGTTCCGGTGAGATAGTTTCTTGTGGATCATGTGTAAGGAATGAGAATCCAGGTGTGGTCGTTTtataaattcacttatacacatgacgtACATCAATTCCAATCTATGAACAAGTATATCAGTTGTCGTATTTTAATattctatcaaactatcaaaaatataatttatgtatatttagaaatataaaactttacaaagttttagctatttttatgaaatgttatagaataatttatatcattatagtttgaagatacaacataacaattcttttatagatatgaggtttaGGAGTAGCATACTTTATTCTATCagcatatatatgtatgtaaatttacatgaatatttcaaaaaaaaatattatcttattatcttatcgaattttgttattttttacattggcccgacttgggactagcaaaatttattaatttatagcgttTATTAATCTATAGAgtgttaatttataaaggttttactgtataaaccaaaaaccatagCTTCTTAATCCATCATTAATTTGAGTTAACCAAGAGACTGCATACAAGCTCACATCAACTTTTGCAGCTTGCAGCCAAGTAAAACAATGAACAGAATGAGCTTCATTAATATTGTAGTTGACTACACAAAATTAATTTGCCGTGGGTGAAACGTGTTAAATCATCCATGAGAAGCACCGAAGTGCGGTTAGTATCCACACTGGATGGATTAGCTCGCCGAGAAAGAGGCTGAGATGTCACCATTTTCTCAACAGACTCAAGAAACTCCATTGCTACAAGACGACGAATCTACAACATTCCCAAATAATTAATCAAGACTTAAATTCCTTTTAAAACATCCCAAATGCAACTTCCAAATTCTTGTAACCGTTAGAACGCATTAGAATAAAGCTAAGACAAGGGAAACATACTCCAACATTAACATATTTGTGACCCAAAAAAGGTCTCATGACATGTTCGGCAAACAAATAATCCACCATCTCCTTGTTTTGGCAAGATGCAAGATCCTTAATTATCCCTCCCCAAATAATATTTTCGAGACTGGTAAGACCATTTCCACTTGTGTCTCCTCCATTTTCATTCCCTTTCTTTAGCGTTTTCTTTATCCTCATCACCTTTCCCAACTTCACATATATAccataaaagagaaaaacaaaaaaaagtgcaaTCATTGTTATCTACTTCTTCCTAATGCCATAAAcgatgaatttaaatatatgatcATCTTTGGGATTAAGAAACAGATTTAAAGAGGAGACTAGAGCGTACGTAAGTGGGAGAGGATCCAGTGTAAGCGAGAACTAAATTAACAGCTCCTTCGCCTCTATATGACCAATCAACTGCATCTTTTGCTTCCAAAACAATCTCCTCCATCTGATTACAAACACCCAAAACAGgttaacaaaaacatattttacgtAAATAACATTCATAACGTATCTTTTTGAGCAATGATCAAATGGTAAACAAGCTAAGCTAAGCGTAAGTCCTTTCAACGTCAGCGCTAGTCATGACAAATACTCTTATAGTCAATATAATATACCACACttcctctataaataaatattgattgCATTACATGTATCactaaattcaaatattaatataccttactttatatatattcaagccTTTTGTCATCAGTTTGTGTTTCTCTTGAAAGAGCAACAATAATGTCAAGAATAAACGTTAGCTAGAGATAAAATGTAAAATCATCACACCTATagcaacaataaaagaaaatgactAACCTCTTTCGATTCTTAATGGCGCGGAGAAACTCTCATACTCCTGGACCTTTAGGACGAagagatacatatatatgtctttCAGTTTGGCCCGCTTCCAAAACTAGAcccctaacttgagtcaattgcaagaTTAGACCCTCTTATTTTCTCTCTAACATTTGCCATTTTCTTCCAATTAAATCCTTACTAGATAACAACCCGTACTATGtgtagtataaaataattattaaatatttttactgtaatttttatttacaaaatatcgGTAATTGGAATCAAAATTCGATcgtgtagtatatatatacttttaaaatatataaattttttataataattaaaatttaacctgtaaaatttattataatatcaatcttatattatcatatcatatgaacaaagagttcttaaaattcattttaaagatatgaaaatgtaattaaaagatataattatgttagaaagagaatataagaatttaattttgggtgttaattatatttttgaaaaaatacaatggtatgtaaatgtaaatattctattattagaaactgatgacaaataaagaaaatagtgtATGGAGCTCTGTGAGTGCGACACGTCAGCATTTTGTGTGAGAATgcttatcttttaatatataagggatgtgtttattgtattcacaaaaatgtcattatttctgatttatttgaatttcttgcgaaaatgtttattacattcatatcttcatcttcttcttttatttacggttgtgccaccATCATAAATTATctaacaaccatgaacaaccaaatttgaagctcttaacgtTTCAACAACCCAAATTtgtgagcttaaataacacTCAATGTTATAAGaactttattttcttccatctcctctccattttaattccaaaaaatttgaaagtgtgttcatcttgttatatgtcgTGATCGACTAAATTAGTGTTGGGTTTCTTCCGTGGTGACTAAAGACGACATCTTCGGTGATTGACATTGCAAAACAACCACTGCTAAtgttattttccggtagatttcatgattttctttgattttttgtagaaattatacttcatttgttagtccaaccgtcataattaatatcatgtaaagtctactatgtggtc is a genomic window containing:
- the LOC104753487 gene encoding inositol-pentakisphosphate 2-kinase-like; translation: MTKGLNIYKMEEIVLEAKDAVDWSYRGEGAVNLVLAYTGSSPTYLGKVMRIKKTLKKGNENGGDTSGNGLTSLENIIWGGIIKDLASCQNKEMVDYLFAEHVMRPFLGHKYVNVGIRRLVAMEFLESVEKMVTSQPLSRRANPSSVDTNRTSVLLMDDLTRFTHGHVEDDTPCLTVEIKPKYGFLPSSSFIAEENLIKKSVTRFKMQQALKLRQNEILKVSEYDPLDLFSGSKDRIHEAIKALYATPQTNFRVFLNGSLVFGDFRGSKCITTSKVELAFKHILKRILKTEDDDVCASSFIELVADTIYASGALDQLLHVQKLDKYNIEGVIHAYYDLIDQPCKACQELENSKLSNQFGAMHSMSHDEKVNILKNFLISSTATDCSVMVSIRSTETGLSSSSSHGNVHLESTKQDFEYKVHFIDLDMRPLNRMEANYESDKMIMKSYQEMLKT